In one window of Ostrinia nubilalis chromosome 21, ilOstNubi1.1, whole genome shotgun sequence DNA:
- the LOC135082563 gene encoding glucose dehydrogenase [FAD, quinone] encodes MALTCDCPMSQPGPTLAATCGGGAFMLFMGLLEVFLRSQCDLEDPCGRAQFRTHMDSVYDFIVVGGGSAGSALAARLSEVPEWRVLLLEAGFDEPTGAQVPSMFLNFIGSSIDWGYQTEPEPAACLGEKDRKCYWPRGKVLGGTSVMNGMMYMRGSRKDYDAWAAAGIEGWAYDDVLPYFLRSEDNKQLDQMDQGYHATGGPLTVSQFPYHPPLSYSLVKAGEELGYPTRDLNGEHHAGFAIAQTTNRNGSRLSVARAYLRPARHRHNLHVMLNATVARVRINQTTRQAYAVEVRNSQGGTEVIFANNEIILSAGAVASPQLLQLSGVGDPDVLARAGVPLTHALRGVGRNLHNHVAHFLNFRVNDNNTAPLNWATAMEYLLFRDGLMSGTGISEVTGFINTKYADPAGDHPDVQLFFGGFLADCAKTGMVGERLDNGSRTIQIIPTVLHPKSRGRLEIASADPFAYPKIYANYLTHPDDVKTLVEGIKFAIKLSETKALKRFGVQLDRTPVPGCEKIKFGCDAYWECAVRMSTAPENHQVGSCRMGPRGDPDAVVDPLLQVRGIDRLRVADASVMPAAPSGNTNAPAVMVAERAADFIKQRWLGTTNAPYPLGNHGGISNVLTASDSQQQPSWRPWA; translated from the exons atggcgctgacgtgcgactgCCCGATGTCGCAGCCGGGCCCGACGCTGGCGGCGacgtgcggcggcggcgccttCATGCTGTTCATGGGGCTGCTGGAGGTGTTCCTGCGCTCGCAGTGCGACCTCGAGGACCCGTGCGGCCGCGCTCAG TTCCGGACGCACATGGACTCTGTGTACGACTTCATCGTGGTGGGCGGCGGGTCGGCGGGCTCGGCGCTGGCGGCGCGGCTCTCCGAGGTGCCCGAGTGGCGCGTGCTGCTGCTCGAAGCTG GCTTCGACGAGCCCACGGGAGCTCAGGTGCCGTCCATGTTCCTGAACTTCATCGGCTCCAGCATCGACTGGGGCTACCAGACCGAGCCCGAGCCCGCCGCCTGCCTCGGCGAGAAGGACCGCAAGTGCTACTGGCCTAGGGGGAAg GTGCTCGGCGGAACTTCGGTGATGAACGGCATGATGTACATGCGAGGTTCTCGCAAGGACTACGACGCGTGGGCGGCGGCCGGCATCGAAGGCTGGGCCTACGACGACGTGCTGCCCTACTTCCTGCGCTCCGAGGACAACAAGCAGCTGGACCAGATGGACCAGGGCTACCACGCGACGGGCGGCCCGCTCACTGTGTCACAGTTCCCGTACCATCCGCCGCTAAGTTACAGCTTGGTGAAGGCTGGAGAGGAGTTGG gCTACCCGACCCGTGACTTAAACGGCGAGCACCACGCCGGCTTCGCGATCGCGCAGACCACCAACCGCAACGGATCGCGCCTCAGCGTGGCGCGCGCGTACCTACGGCCGGCGCGTCATCGCCACAACCTGCACGTCATGCTCAACGCGACCGTCGCACGAGTGCGCATCAACCAGACCACGCGTCAAGCATATGCTGTGGAAGTCAGGAACAGTCAAGGCGGGACGGAGGTCATCTTCGCTAATAATGAGATCATTCTGAG TGCCGGCGCAGTAGCCTCGCCCCAGCTGCTCCAGCTCAGCGGCGTCGGCGACCCTGACGTATTGGCCCGCGCGGGAGTACCCTTGACGCACGCGCTGCGCGGCGTCGGGCGCAACCTGCACAACCACGTGGCGCACTTCCTCAACTTCCGCGTCAACGACAACAACACGGCGCCGCTCAACTGGGCCACCGCCATGGAGTACCTGCTGTTCAGGGACGGGCTCATGTCCGGCACAG GCATCTCCGAAGTAACCGGCTTCATCAACACCAAGTACGCGGACCCAGCAGGCGACCACCCCGACGTGCAGCTGTTCTTCGGCGGCTTCCTGGCCGACTGCGCCAAAACCGGCATGGTGGGCGAGCGCCTGGACAACGGCTCGCGGACCATACAGATCATACCCACCGTACTGCATCCCAAGAGTAGAGGACGGTTGGAGATCGCGTCGGCTGATCCATTTGCGTATCCCAAGATCTATGCCAA CTACCTCACCCACCCGGATGACGTCAAGACCCTGGTAGAAGGCATCAAGTTTGCCATCAAGCTATCAGAGACGAAGGCGCTGAAGCGATTCGGGGTGCAACTGGACCGGACGCCGGTCCCGGGCTGCGAGAAGATCAAGTTCGGATGCGACGCCTACTGGGAGTGCGCCGTCAGGATGTCCACGGCTCCGGAGAACCATCAGGTCGGGTCCTGCCGCATGGGGCCGCGTGGCGACCCTGATGCTGTAGTCGACCCATTACTACAG GTGCGCGGCATCGACCGGCTGCGCGTGGCGGACGCGAGCGTGATGCCGGCGGCGCCGTCGGGCAACACCAACGCGCCCGCCGTCATGGTCGCCGAGCGAGCCGCCGACTTCATCAAGCAGCGCTGGCTGGGGACCACCAAC GCGCCGTACCCACTCGGCAACCATGGCGG